From Woronichinia naegeliana WA131, the proteins below share one genomic window:
- a CDS encoding PH domain-containing protein — translation MGIRETNFYEGGPHVGDLIINVLLGFTVICLPLTVGAIVRAIWLRYKITDRRISVTGGWMGRDRTDIVYGEISKMIKVPRGVGLWGDIVVVLNDKSRLELRAMPKFREVYDYMAERVAAKTGRSLEAITSN, via the coding sequence ATGGGCATTCGAGAAACTAACTTTTATGAAGGTGGCCCTCACGTCGGTGATTTGATTATTAATGTCCTCTTGGGGTTTACAGTCATCTGTCTGCCCTTGACCGTTGGTGCCATTGTGCGAGCGATTTGGCTGCGCTATAAAATTACAGATCGACGAATCTCGGTTACCGGAGGCTGGATGGGTCGCGATCGCACCGATATCGTCTATGGTGAAATTAGTAAAATGATCAAAGTTCCCAGGGGAGTCGGTCTATGGGGAGATATTGTCGTCGTTCTCAATGACAAAAGCCGTTTAGAACTGCGAGCCATGCCCAAATTTCGAGAAGTCTATGATTATATGGCTGAACGGGTGGCGGCTAAGACTGGCCGTTCCCTGGAGGCAATTACCAGTAACTAA
- the rnpA gene encoding ribonuclease P protein component, producing MGLPKAIRLKHWKDFQSVYQQGKRYRGTHLLLRVRKDETLLTSRFGIAVSQKVSKRAVVRNRIKRQIRAAIRALLPEIVPGWNIVIVVLPNAVMCKYEHFLRELEQLFNQAEISNYGHSRN from the coding sequence GTGGGATTACCGAAAGCTATTCGACTCAAGCACTGGAAAGATTTTCAATCTGTCTATCAGCAGGGCAAACGTTATCGAGGGACTCACCTACTCCTGAGAGTACGGAAAGACGAAACGCTGCTCACCAGCCGTTTTGGGATCGCTGTTAGCCAAAAAGTCAGTAAAAGAGCGGTCGTTCGTAATCGCATTAAGCGTCAGATTCGAGCGGCTATCCGTGCCTTGTTGCCAGAAATTGTCCCTGGCTGGAATATTGTTATTGTGGTATTACCCAATGCGGTAATGTGCAAATATGAACATTTTTTGCGAGAATTAGAGCAGTTGTTTAACCAGGCTGAAATTAGCAATTATGGGCATTCGAGAAACTAA
- the rpmH gene encoding 50S ribosomal protein L34, with the protein MTKRTLEGTNRKQKRTSGFRARMRTVNGRKVIQARRKKGRHQLAV; encoded by the coding sequence GTGACCAAGCGTACCCTAGAAGGAACCAATCGCAAACAAAAAAGAACCTCTGGCTTTCGAGCACGGATGCGAACTGTTAATGGCCGAAAAGTCATTCAGGCTAGACGCAAAAAAGGACGGCATCAACTAGCGGTTTAG